The DNA region TCGAGACCGTTGCCCAGCCAGAGCGGCAGCGCGAGCAGCCACGCAAGGCCATAGGCGATGATGAGAAAGACGGTGAGTGAGCGGCGCAGCGACATGTTCTACATGTTATGCGAACAATGTCTCATTTGTCGAGAACATTTCTGCGCCGCCCCTCAGCCCCGCCGCTAGCGAGCAGCGAAAGCCGCGATGCGCTTCTCACCCTCGGGGGTGATCGACGCGACACCGATCGTGCGCGCCTCGTCGGCAACCTGCTCGCGGAACGAGCGGCCAGCAGCGGCACGCACGAGACGCTTCGCCTCACCGTAGGCGTAAGCATTCTGTACCCAATGCTCGGCGATCGCCTCGGCGCGTGCGAGCACAGCGTCGTCGGCGACCTTCTCGGCCGCGAGGCCCCACTCGACGGCCTCATCGGCGCTCAAGAGGTTGTCTTGCAGCACGAGCTGCAGCGCGCGACGCTCGCCGACCGCACGAGCGAGCTGCGCCGAGACCGAGAGGTCTGGGGTCAGGCCGACGCCCGCGTAAATACTGCCCACCTTCGACGACTCGCCAATGACCGCGTAGTCGCTCGAGAGCAGAATGCCGAGCCCGCCACCTGCCGTGACGCCGTGCGCCGCGGCAACCACGGGCTTCGCCGACTCGACGAGGGCGAGAATGCCGTCGTTGATGCGGCCCGCGAGTACCTGCATCGACTCACGCCGGTCTTCCATCTCGGCCATCGCGCGAACATCGCCGCCCGCACAGAAGGCGCGGCCCTCACCAGCCACGAGAATCGCCTTGACCTCGCTCGTCTGCGTCGCGAGCTCGCAGGCCTCGGCCCACCCCTCTGCGACCTCTGGGTCGAACGCGTTGAGGCGTTC from Leucobacter sp. UCMA 4100 includes:
- a CDS encoding enoyl-CoA hydratase/isomerase family protein, with translation MSNAVLLNIENGIARITLNRPERLNAFDPEVAEGWAEACELATQTSEVKAILVAGEGRAFCAGGDVRAMAEMEDRRESMQVLAGRINDGILALVESAKPVVAAAHGVTAGGGLGILLSSDYAVIGESSKVGSIYAGVGLTPDLSVSAQLARAVGERRALQLVLQDNLLSADEAVEWGLAAEKVADDAVLARAEAIAEHWVQNAYAYGEAKRLVRAAAGRSFREQVADEARTIGVASITPEGEKRIAAFAAR